One window of Paroedura picta isolate Pp20150507F chromosome 2, Ppicta_v3.0, whole genome shotgun sequence genomic DNA carries:
- the NUSAP1 gene encoding nucleolar and spindle-associated protein 1 isoform X3 has product MEAISLQQLEALKYSELQRLAKGAGLKANLKADKLLKALKQHFYEMIQESGNTIFSDQKGREESQDARSERTMTMNQLEYLTSSGITKNVTPSQCKEKIATKCGRVERKTLVEPLSGKKPLYTTSLPKSGRKTFASTTPNFKKLHEAQFKKMQSIDDYVEKKMKMIKNFSNSVNEVKKLGKKSNYLKTSQKDTPNSNSKTCSHFSECLLSPHPHGNNHMVTCTPASLQQSTHSSVSNGNRSILTRKSALNSTCLSAVKMNVRFSEATKDNEHKRSLIKTPSRKPPFLNTCTPDSQKSSTSVSRKDFRESTTKCQLTESSNSAVIFKFEGPATEPTSTKKPTFDLKASLSRPLGYQPHKGKLKPWGKSKENIQSVCSRKRDCKQPVPTTREERRERHEEGRKLRKDKVLGIRRGLTLA; this is encoded by the exons ATGGAGGCGATTTCTTTGCAGCAGTTGGAAGCGCTCAAGTACAGCGAGCTGCAGCGCCTGGCCAAGGGCGCGGGACTGAAGGCCAACCTCAAG GCAGACAAGCTATTAAAGGCATTGAAGCAGCACTTTTATGAAATGATACAAGAAAGTGGAAATACA ATTTTTTCTGaccagaaaggaagagaagagtcACAGGATGCAAGATCTGAAAGGACAATGACGATGAACCAACTTGAGTATTTGACAAGCAGTGGAATCACAAAGAATGTGACTCCAAGTCAATGTAAAGAGAAGATTGCCACTAAATGTGGAAGAGTTGAAA GAAAGACTCTTGTGGAACCTCTTTCTGGAAAGAAACCTCTGTACACAACTAGTCTACCAAAATCTGGAAGAAAAACATTTGCTTCTACCACTCCAA ACTTCAAGAAACTGCATGAAGCCCAATTCAAGAAAATGCAGTCTATTGATGATTATgttgaaaagaaaatgaagatgaTTAAAAACTTCAGTAATTCAGTTAACGAGGTCAAG aAGCTGGGTAAGAAAAGTAACTATCTGAAGACTTCTCAGAAAGACACTCCCAACAGTAATTCCAAG ACATGCTCCCATTTCAGTGAGTGTTTATTAAGCCCTCATCCCCACGGGAATAATCACATGGTTACTTGTACCCCTGCGAGCTTGCAGCAATCAACACACAGTTCTGTCAGCAATGGAAATAGGAGTATTTTAACTCGGAAATCAGCACTCAATTCAACCTGTCTCTCTGCAGTCAAAATGAATGTCAG ATTTTCAGAAGCTACCAAAGATAATGAACACAAGCGATCTCTTATCAAGACTCCCTCTAGAAAACCTCCTTTCCTGAACACCTGCACCCCTGATAGCCAGAAGAGCAGTACATCTGTTTCTAGAAAGGACTTCAGGGAAAGTACAACAAAATGTCAGCTAACAGAAAGCTCAAACTCTG ctgtTATCTTTAAGTttgaagggccagcaacagaacccacaagcaccaagaaacCAACATTTGACCTCAAAGCTAGTCTGTCAAGGCCGCTCGGTTATCAGCCCCATAAAG GAAAACTGAAACCTTGGGGTAAATCAAAGGAAAACATCCAGAGTGTGTGCTCCCGCAAGAGAGACTGTAAACAGCCAGTTCCCACAACCCG
- the NUSAP1 gene encoding nucleolar and spindle-associated protein 1 isoform X2, producing MEAISLQQLEALKYSELQRLAKGAGLKANLKADKLLKALKQHFYEMIQESGNTANKRDSSSSTDTKQLDDSQIPLNVTFVTQRCRKKKGDGDSDNDQGNSEEKRVQEQNQAVCPEKEKGREESQDARSERTMTMNQLEYLTSSGITKNVTPSQCKEKIATKCGRVERKTLVEPLSGKKPLYTTSLPKSGRKTFASTTPNFKKLHEAQFKKMQSIDDYVEKKMKMIKNFSNSVNEVKKLGKKSNYLKTSQKDTPNSNSKTCSHFSECLLSPHPHGNNHMVTCTPASLQQSTHSSVSNGNRSILTRKSALNSTCLSAVKMNVRFSEATKDNEHKRSLIKTPSRKPPFLNTCTPDSQKSSTSVSRKDFRESTTKCQLTESSNSAVIFKFEGPATEPTSTKKPTFDLKASLSRPLGYQPHKGKLKPWGKSKENIQSVCSRKRDCKQPVPTTREERRERHEEGRKLRKDKVLGIRRGLTLA from the exons ATGGAGGCGATTTCTTTGCAGCAGTTGGAAGCGCTCAAGTACAGCGAGCTGCAGCGCCTGGCCAAGGGCGCGGGACTGAAGGCCAACCTCAAG GCAGACAAGCTATTAAAGGCATTGAAGCAGCACTTTTATGAAATGATACAAGAAAGTGGAAATACA GCCAACAAaagagactcctcctcttctacagATACCAAGCAGCTTGATGACAGTCAAATACCTCTAAATGTGACCTTTGTCACCCAAAGGTGtagaaaaaagaaaggagatgGTGATAGTGATAATGATCAGggaaattcagaagaaaaaagggtTCAAGAGCAAAATCAAGCAGTTTGTCCAGAGAAAGAG aaaggaagagaagagtcACAGGATGCAAGATCTGAAAGGACAATGACGATGAACCAACTTGAGTATTTGACAAGCAGTGGAATCACAAAGAATGTGACTCCAAGTCAATGTAAAGAGAAGATTGCCACTAAATGTGGAAGAGTTGAAA GAAAGACTCTTGTGGAACCTCTTTCTGGAAAGAAACCTCTGTACACAACTAGTCTACCAAAATCTGGAAGAAAAACATTTGCTTCTACCACTCCAA ACTTCAAGAAACTGCATGAAGCCCAATTCAAGAAAATGCAGTCTATTGATGATTATgttgaaaagaaaatgaagatgaTTAAAAACTTCAGTAATTCAGTTAACGAGGTCAAG aAGCTGGGTAAGAAAAGTAACTATCTGAAGACTTCTCAGAAAGACACTCCCAACAGTAATTCCAAG ACATGCTCCCATTTCAGTGAGTGTTTATTAAGCCCTCATCCCCACGGGAATAATCACATGGTTACTTGTACCCCTGCGAGCTTGCAGCAATCAACACACAGTTCTGTCAGCAATGGAAATAGGAGTATTTTAACTCGGAAATCAGCACTCAATTCAACCTGTCTCTCTGCAGTCAAAATGAATGTCAG ATTTTCAGAAGCTACCAAAGATAATGAACACAAGCGATCTCTTATCAAGACTCCCTCTAGAAAACCTCCTTTCCTGAACACCTGCACCCCTGATAGCCAGAAGAGCAGTACATCTGTTTCTAGAAAGGACTTCAGGGAAAGTACAACAAAATGTCAGCTAACAGAAAGCTCAAACTCTG ctgtTATCTTTAAGTttgaagggccagcaacagaacccacaagcaccaagaaacCAACATTTGACCTCAAAGCTAGTCTGTCAAGGCCGCTCGGTTATCAGCCCCATAAAG GAAAACTGAAACCTTGGGGTAAATCAAAGGAAAACATCCAGAGTGTGTGCTCCCGCAAGAGAGACTGTAAACAGCCAGTTCCCACAACCCG
- the NUSAP1 gene encoding nucleolar and spindle-associated protein 1 isoform X1 — MEAISLQQLEALKYSELQRLAKGAGLKANLKADKLLKALKQHFYEMIQESGNTANKRDSSSSTDTKQLDDSQIPLNVTFVTQRCRKKKGDGDSDNDQGNSEEKRVQEQNQAVCPEKEIFSDQKGREESQDARSERTMTMNQLEYLTSSGITKNVTPSQCKEKIATKCGRVERKTLVEPLSGKKPLYTTSLPKSGRKTFASTTPNFKKLHEAQFKKMQSIDDYVEKKMKMIKNFSNSVNEVKKLGKKSNYLKTSQKDTPNSNSKTCSHFSECLLSPHPHGNNHMVTCTPASLQQSTHSSVSNGNRSILTRKSALNSTCLSAVKMNVRFSEATKDNEHKRSLIKTPSRKPPFLNTCTPDSQKSSTSVSRKDFRESTTKCQLTESSNSAVIFKFEGPATEPTSTKKPTFDLKASLSRPLGYQPHKGKLKPWGKSKENIQSVCSRKRDCKQPVPTTREERRERHEEGRKLRKDKVLGIRRGLTLA, encoded by the exons ATGGAGGCGATTTCTTTGCAGCAGTTGGAAGCGCTCAAGTACAGCGAGCTGCAGCGCCTGGCCAAGGGCGCGGGACTGAAGGCCAACCTCAAG GCAGACAAGCTATTAAAGGCATTGAAGCAGCACTTTTATGAAATGATACAAGAAAGTGGAAATACA GCCAACAAaagagactcctcctcttctacagATACCAAGCAGCTTGATGACAGTCAAATACCTCTAAATGTGACCTTTGTCACCCAAAGGTGtagaaaaaagaaaggagatgGTGATAGTGATAATGATCAGggaaattcagaagaaaaaagggtTCAAGAGCAAAATCAAGCAGTTTGTCCAGAGAAAGAG ATTTTTTCTGaccagaaaggaagagaagagtcACAGGATGCAAGATCTGAAAGGACAATGACGATGAACCAACTTGAGTATTTGACAAGCAGTGGAATCACAAAGAATGTGACTCCAAGTCAATGTAAAGAGAAGATTGCCACTAAATGTGGAAGAGTTGAAA GAAAGACTCTTGTGGAACCTCTTTCTGGAAAGAAACCTCTGTACACAACTAGTCTACCAAAATCTGGAAGAAAAACATTTGCTTCTACCACTCCAA ACTTCAAGAAACTGCATGAAGCCCAATTCAAGAAAATGCAGTCTATTGATGATTATgttgaaaagaaaatgaagatgaTTAAAAACTTCAGTAATTCAGTTAACGAGGTCAAG aAGCTGGGTAAGAAAAGTAACTATCTGAAGACTTCTCAGAAAGACACTCCCAACAGTAATTCCAAG ACATGCTCCCATTTCAGTGAGTGTTTATTAAGCCCTCATCCCCACGGGAATAATCACATGGTTACTTGTACCCCTGCGAGCTTGCAGCAATCAACACACAGTTCTGTCAGCAATGGAAATAGGAGTATTTTAACTCGGAAATCAGCACTCAATTCAACCTGTCTCTCTGCAGTCAAAATGAATGTCAG ATTTTCAGAAGCTACCAAAGATAATGAACACAAGCGATCTCTTATCAAGACTCCCTCTAGAAAACCTCCTTTCCTGAACACCTGCACCCCTGATAGCCAGAAGAGCAGTACATCTGTTTCTAGAAAGGACTTCAGGGAAAGTACAACAAAATGTCAGCTAACAGAAAGCTCAAACTCTG ctgtTATCTTTAAGTttgaagggccagcaacagaacccacaagcaccaagaaacCAACATTTGACCTCAAAGCTAGTCTGTCAAGGCCGCTCGGTTATCAGCCCCATAAAG GAAAACTGAAACCTTGGGGTAAATCAAAGGAAAACATCCAGAGTGTGTGCTCCCGCAAGAGAGACTGTAAACAGCCAGTTCCCACAACCCG
- the OIP5 gene encoding protein Mis18-beta isoform X1 codes for MAVRRQLLQFFQEPRVGGAIMVERSRNWGQEQERTKEPEDSSSSSSSSSSLKERSLRREEWMLYQCQRCHTVLGDSLHLCAQEEKLGLIACFKVTNDVIVEDSVMVCIEGDFMGCTYNTLNCRSCKLGIGIKLLCSTSLAYLRSFFCLFKNSVVCYMLKTKATVKASKVTFPTVSLKERVQKLKENLVLMHMHIEAQHKKLEERSQQKIAAKKHCYKTRPYPLAHGHRKIMN; via the exons ATGGCGGTGCGGCGGCAGCTGCTGCAGTTCTTCCAGGAACCCCGAGTCGGGGGTGCAATCATGGTGGAGCGGTCGAGGAACTGGGGCCAAGAACAGGAGAGAACGAAGGAGCCGGAGgactccagcagcagcagcagcagcagcagcagcctgaaaGAGCGGAGTCTCCGGCGGGAGGAATGGATGCTCTACCAGTGTCAACGCTGCCATACGGTCCTGGGAGACTCGCTTCATCTCTGTGCCCAGGAGGAGAAGCTCGGACTTATCGCTTGTTTCA AGGTCACAAATGATGTTATTGTGGAAGATTCGGTGATGGTCTGTATTGAAGGAGACTTCATGGGTTG CACCTACAATACTTTGAACTGTCGATCATGCAAACTGGGCATAGGCATCAAGTTGCTGTGTTCAACATCTCTGGCGTATCTGCGAAGTTTCTTCTGTCTTTTCAAGAACAGCGTGGTATG TTATATGTTAAAAACTAAAGCCACAGTCAAAGCATCAAAGGTGACCTTTCCTACAGTGAGCTTAAAGGAACGTGTTCAAAAG TTAAAAGAAAACTTGGTGCTCATGCATATGCATATAGAAGCACAACATAAGAAGCTGGAGGAACGAAGCCAGCAGAAGATCGCAGCCAAGAAGCATTGCTACAAAACAAGGCCCTATCCCTTAGCACATGGGCATCGGAAAATAATGAATTGA
- the OIP5 gene encoding protein Mis18-beta isoform X2, with protein sequence MAVRRQLLQFFQEPRVGGAIMVERSRNWGQEQERTKEPEDSSSSSSSSSSLKERSLRREEWMLYQCQRCHTVLGDSLHLCAQEEKLGLIACFKVTNDVIVEDSVMVCIEGDFMGCYMLKTKATVKASKVTFPTVSLKERVQKLKENLVLMHMHIEAQHKKLEERSQQKIAAKKHCYKTRPYPLAHGHRKIMN encoded by the exons ATGGCGGTGCGGCGGCAGCTGCTGCAGTTCTTCCAGGAACCCCGAGTCGGGGGTGCAATCATGGTGGAGCGGTCGAGGAACTGGGGCCAAGAACAGGAGAGAACGAAGGAGCCGGAGgactccagcagcagcagcagcagcagcagcagcctgaaaGAGCGGAGTCTCCGGCGGGAGGAATGGATGCTCTACCAGTGTCAACGCTGCCATACGGTCCTGGGAGACTCGCTTCATCTCTGTGCCCAGGAGGAGAAGCTCGGACTTATCGCTTGTTTCA AGGTCACAAATGATGTTATTGTGGAAGATTCGGTGATGGTCTGTATTGAAGGAGACTTCATGGGTTG TTATATGTTAAAAACTAAAGCCACAGTCAAAGCATCAAAGGTGACCTTTCCTACAGTGAGCTTAAAGGAACGTGTTCAAAAG TTAAAAGAAAACTTGGTGCTCATGCATATGCATATAGAAGCACAACATAAGAAGCTGGAGGAACGAAGCCAGCAGAAGATCGCAGCCAAGAAGCATTGCTACAAAACAAGGCCCTATCCCTTAGCACATGGGCATCGGAAAATAATGAATTGA